A genomic region of Bombus terrestris chromosome 12, iyBomTerr1.2, whole genome shotgun sequence contains the following coding sequences:
- the LOC100644860 gene encoding uncharacterized protein LOC100644860, with protein sequence MSCDQMVSTSNDTSMFSMLNENAVTNIQRFEEISSSQKYFDRHIVRATELLARNSSTEVVDVSKLSQKTTSIIRYIEIDAAHGRLYFINGLTSTACWLKVIPFANNCHSYNVLLMFIIDGIDGIMKTKETGLGGALLMWFADDILAMLDISFVRPFNIQSYNRYVCPNCNNRFKFSNPLKVHIALKCDQLDINHLWTEVENEFNLTIRPHNMCKCSKCSK encoded by the exons ATGTCTTGTGATCAAATGGTATCGACATCGAATGATACGAGCATGTTTTCCATGTTAAATGAGAACGCCGTGACGAACATACAAAGGTTCGAGGAAATCTCTTCGTCTCAAAAGTATTTTGATCGACACATCGTGAGAGCTACGGAACTGCTTGCAAGAAATTCTTCAACGGAAGTCGTTGATGTGAGTAAACTATCTCAGAAGACTACATCGATAATTCGATAT ATTGAAATTGACGCTGCGCATGGACGCCTTTATTTCATAAATGGTCTAACGAGTACTGCTTGTTGGCTAAAAGTCATTCCATTTGCAAATAACTGTCATAGCTACAACGTGTTATTGATGTTTATCATCGATGGTATCGATGGTATAATGAAAACAAAGGAAACAGGTCTCGGCGGAGCATTGTTGATGTGGTTTGCTGACGATATCCTGGCCATGTTGGATATATCATTTGTGAGACCATTCAATATACAAA GTTACAATCGCTACGTTTGTCCCAATTGCAACAACCGGTTCAAGTTTTCAAATCCCTTGAAAGTACATATTGCTCTAAAATGTGATCAACTAGACATTAATCATCTCTGGACCGAGGTAGAGaatgaatttaatttaacgATAAGGCCGCACAATATGTGTAAGTGTAGTAAGTGTAGTAAGTAA
- the LOC125386091 gene encoding chromatin-remodeling complex ATPase chain Iswi-like, with the protein MSKPDENADTGDTGDNSNGSSAETTSSRGGDFETKLETDRSKRFDYLLKQTEIFSHFMTNNQKDKAGSPLKIKAGRPRKQPETQVKFDSGDHRHRKTEQEEDEELLAESNASVAPTTRFESSPHYIKSGELRDYQIRGLNWMISLYEHGINGILADEMGLGKTLQTISLLGYMKHFRNIPGPHIVIVPKSTLANWMNEFKKWCPSLRAVCLIGDAETRNTFIREVMMPGEWDVCVTSYEMVIKEKSVFKKFNWRYMVIDEAHRIKNEKSKLSEILREFKTANRLLLTGTPLQNNLHELWSLLNFLLPDVFNSSDDFDSWFNTNSFLGDNSLVERLHAVLRPFLLRRLKSEVEKGLKPKKEIKVYIGLSKMQREWYTKVLMKDIDIVNGAGKIEKMRLQNILMQLRKCCNHPYLFDGAEPGPPYTTDEHLVYNCGKMVILDKLLPKLQQQESRVLIFSQMTRMLDILEDYCHWRGFQYCRLDGNTAHEDRQRQINEYNAPESEKFIFMLSTRAGGLGINLATADVVIIYDSDWNPQMDLQAMDRAHRIGQQKQVRVFRFITENTVEEKIVERAEVKLRLDKLVIQQGRLVDAKQTALNKDEMLNMIRHGANEVFASKDSAITDEDIDTILQKGEAKTEEMKQKLESLGESSLRNFTVDAPTDSVYQFEGEDYREKQKILGIGNWIEPPKRERKANYAVDAYFREALRVSEPKAPKAPRPPKQPIVQDFQFFPPRLFELLDQEIYYFRQTVGYKVPKNPELGSDAARIQKEEQRKIDEAQPLSDEEVAEKEKLLTQGFTNWTKRDFNQFIKANEKYGRDDIENIAKEVEGKTPEDVMEYSAVFWERCHELQDIDRVMAQIERGEAKIQRRAGIKKALDAKMARYRAPFHQLRVAYGTNKGKNYTEEEDRFLVCMLHKLGFDKENVYEELRATVRSAPQFRFDWFVKSRTALELQRRCNTLITLIERENQELEERERQERRKKGGSIGAKPASKRKQENLPAPQDKPRKKKK; encoded by the coding sequence ATGTCGAAGCCAGATGAAAATGCAGACACAGGGGACACAGGAGATAATTCGAATGGATCTTCGGCCGAGACTACGTCGTCCCGAGGTGGTGATTTCGAAACAAAACTTGAAACCGATCGTAGTAAACGATTCGATTATTTACTAAAGCAAACTGAGATATTCTCACACTTTATGACGAATAATCAGAAGGACAAGGCTGGGAGTCCCTTAAAGATAAAAGCTGGGAGACCCAGAAAACAGCCGGAGACCCAAGTGAAATTCGATTCTGGTGACCATAGGCATCGTAAGACGGAACAAGAAGAAGACGAGGAATTGTTGGCTGAAAGTAATGCCAGTGTCGCGCCAACCACTCGTTTTGAATCATCTCCGCACTACATCAAATCTGGTGAGTTACGAGATTATCAAATACGAGGCTTAAATTGGATGATATCTCTGTATGAGCATGGTATAAATGGTATCTTGGCTGACGAAATGGGTCTGGGTAAGACTCTACAGACTATCTCATTACTGGGATATATGAAACACTTCAGAAACATTCCTGGTCCGCACATAGTCATTGTTCCCAAGTCTACGTTGGCCAACTGGATGAACGAGTTTAAAAAATGGTGTCCGTCGTTGAGAGCAGTTTGTCTCATAGGAGATGCAGAAACTCGAAACACTTTCATCAGAGAGGTTATGATGCCTGGAGAATGGGATGTTTGTGTAACATCCTATGAGATGGTTATAAAGGAAAAATCAGTGTTTAAGAAGTTCAATTGGCGTTATATGGTAATCGACGAGGCTCACAGGATAAAGAACGAAAAGTCCAAGCTATCTGAGATTCTGAGGGAGTTTAAAACTGCTAATCGCCTTCTGTTAACGGGAACACCTTTACAGAATAACCTTCATGAACTGTGGTCTTTGCTCAACTTTTTGTTACCAGATGTATTTAATAGTTCGGATGATTTTGATTCTTGGTTCAACACTAACAGTTTCTTAGGTGATAATTCATTAGTCGAGAGATTACACGCTGTCCTTAGACCGTTCCTTTTGAGACGTTTGAAATCTGAGGTAGAAAAAGGACTGAAACCTAAAAAAGAAATCAAGGTCTACATTGGTCTCAGTAAAATGCAGAGAGAATGGTATACCAAGGTACTTATGAAGGACATAGATATAGTTAACGGTGCTGGCAAAATTGAGAAGATGAGGTTGCAGAACATCTTGATGCAGCTGCGTAAATGTTGTAATCATCCATATTTATTTGACGGTGCAGAGCCTGGACCGCCTTACACGACCGATGAACACCTTGTTTATAATTGCGGTAAGATGGTTATCCTAGACAAATTATTGCCAAAATTACAACAACAAGAGTCTCGCGTTCTTATATTTAGTCAAATGACCAGAATGTTAGATATTTTAGAAGATTATTGTCATTGGAGAGGTTTTCAATATTGTCGTTTAGACGGTAACACAGCCCACGAGGATAGACAACGTCAAATCAACGAATACAACGCACCGGAAAGCGAAAAGTTCATTTTCATGCTGTCGACTCGTGCGGGTGGTTTAGGTATTAATTTAGCAACGGCGGACGTAGTAATTATTTATGATTCCGATTGGAATCCTCAAATGGACTTGCAGGCGATGGATCGAGCTCATCGTATAGGTCAACAGAAGCAAGTCCGCGTATTCAGGTTTATCACAGAAAATACAGTGGAAGAAAAAATCGTAGAACGTGCGGAAGTTAAATTGCGTTTAGATAAACTAGTTATTCAACAGGGGCGATTAGTGGACGCGAAGCAGACAGCGTTGAACAAGGACGAAATGTTAAACATGATCAGGCACGGTGCAAACGAGGTATTTGCATCGAAAGACAGCGCCATCACCGACGAAGACATAGACACTATACTTCAAAAAGGTGAAGCCAAAACCGAGGAAATGAAACAGAAATTGGAAAGTCTAGGTGAATCTTCTCTGCGTAACTTCACTGTGGACGCACCCACGGATTCCGTCTACCAATTCGAAGGTGAGGATTACCGCGAAAAACAAAAGATTCTTGGAATAGGAAACTGGATAGAGCCACCGAAACGCGAACGTAAAGCCAATTACGCGGTGGACGCTTACTTTAGAGAAGCTCTCCGAGTATCAGAGCCAAAAGCCCCAAAAGCACCTAGACCACCAAAGCAACCGATAGTTCAAGACTTCCAATTCTTCCCGCCACGATTATTCGAATTACTCGACCAGGAGATATACTACTTTCGGCAAACGGTAGGTTATAAAGTTCCAAAAAATCCAGAGCTTGGATCGGACGCTGCCAGAATTCAAAAAGAAGAACAGCGTAAGATAGACGAAGCTCAACCATTAAGCGATGAAGAAGTTgcagaaaaagagaaactgcTTACTCAAGGCTTCACGAACTGGACGAAGAGAGATTTTAATCAATTCATAAAAGCTAATGAAAAATATGGTCGTGATGATATTGAGAACATAGCCAAGGAAGTAGAAGGAAAAACTCCTGAAGATGTGATGGAGTACTCGGCTGTTTTTTGGGAAAGATGTCATGAGTTACAAGATATAGATAGGGTAATGGCTCAAATTGAACGAGGAGAAGCAAAAATACAGAGACGAGCTGGGATTAAAAAAGCCTTGGACGCCAAAATGGCAAGGTACCGCGCACCTTTTCATCAGTTGAGGGTGGCGTACGGAACGAACAAAGGTAAAAATTACACCGAGGAGGAAGACCGATTCCTCGTGTGTATGTTGCACAAGCTTGGCTTTGACAAGGAGAACGTATATGAGGAACTTCGTGCCACGGTCAGATCGGCGCCACAATTTCGTTTTGACTGGTTCGTAAAGTCTCGTACAGCTTTAGAACTTCAGCGGCGGTGCAACACGCTAATTACGCTCATCGAGCGCGAGAATCAAGAGCTGGAGGAGCGAGAGAGAcaggaaaggagaaagaaaggcgGCAGTATTGGAGCAAAACCTGCGTCCAAGAGAAAACAAGAGAACCTACCAGCACCACAAGACAAACcacggaaaaagaagaaataa